The genomic window TTGTTCCTTACCGCGACTCTAAGCAGTTGCAACGGGCAGAACGATAAAAGTAAAAAAATGGAAAACAAAACAACCAACCCGTTATTATGTGATCCTGCTACAGGAGTTTGTGAAACGCCGGGAGAAAAAACAGAAAATGGGAATAGTAAAACCAACGAAAAGCCAGTGAAAGTTATTTATTTTACAGACCCGATTTGTTCTTCTTGCTGGGGAATTGAACCTCAGTTGAGAAAACTAAAATTAGAATACGGAAACAACGTAGAGATAGAATACAGAATGGGAGGTCTTCTTCCGGATTGGAGCTACAACAGTGGCGGAATCAGTAAACCTTCCGATGTTGCCCATCATTGGGATGAAGTAAGCGGATATTATGATATGCCGATCGATGGCGATGTATGGTTGAAAGATCCATTAGATTCTTCATATCCACCTTCTATTGCCTTTAAAGCAGCTCAGCTTCAGGATAAAACCAAAGCATTGGAGTTTATGAGAGAGCTTCGTGAAATGGTATTTTTGAGAAAGAAAAATATCGCTAAATGGGAGCATATTTCGGCTGCTGCTGAAAAAGTTGGCTTAGATACAAATAAATTAAAAGCTGATTTTGAAGGAAAAGCAAAAGAACTTTTCCAGGAAGATCTTAAGCTGGCGAGAGAAATGGGAGTTCGTGGTTTCCCTACGATGTTCTTTACCAACGGAGGAGGAAACAGAGAAACAGTATATGGTTCAAAACCTTATGCATTCTATGAAACCGCAATCCTGAAAATAAATGCAGAAACAAAAAAATCTGAATATTCTAAAAACTGGGAGAGTCTTTTTGCAAAATACCCTTCACTTACGGCAAAAGAATTTTCAGAATTATCAGGAACACCAAGAGTTGAAAGTGAGAAAATTTTAAATGAGCTTGCTTCTAAAGGGACTCTTGAAAAATTTACGACTAAAAACGGTTCAATCTGGACTTTAAAATCGTAATTAACAACAATCATATTTAGCAAATTATACCGAAGGTTCTCTGAATCTTCGGTATTTTTATAGATATTATTACATCCCCGGCCAATACAAAACATTAAATTTATGTCCGTCCGGATCGGAAAATCCGAAGGTGTATCCCTCTTTGATTTCATAAGGAGCTGCAAAAATATTTCCACCTGCTTTTTCAACGGTTTTTACCCATTCATCAACTTCCTCTTTACTTTCTGCAGAAAGGCTGAAAATAATCTCGTTTTCGGTATCTAAATCCGAAAAATTCATCTTGGTATTCGTTTCAAGAATATCTTTCAGAAAAAAATTGATAATAAAATTACTTTCTCCAAAAGAAAAGCTCGTCAGTTCATCAGATTTCATGGAATTATTGGATGTGAATCCTAATTCTTCATAAAACATTGTGGTTCTTTCAAGGTCTGTCACTGCCAGATTTGCCCAAATTTGTTTTGTTTTCATATTTATTTGGTGATTAAGTGTTGTTTTAGAATGAAATATTCAGACCAATTTCATTTTGGCTACACAAAATCCGTTTTGGTAACTTCAGTCTTTTCAAAAGTGCAGACTTTG from Chryseobacterium camelliae includes these protein-coding regions:
- a CDS encoding ClpXP adapter SpxH family protein — translated: MENKTTNPLLCDPATGVCETPGEKTENGNSKTNEKPVKVIYFTDPICSSCWGIEPQLRKLKLEYGNNVEIEYRMGGLLPDWSYNSGGISKPSDVAHHWDEVSGYYDMPIDGDVWLKDPLDSSYPPSIAFKAAQLQDKTKALEFMRELREMVFLRKKNIAKWEHISAAAEKVGLDTNKLKADFEGKAKELFQEDLKLAREMGVRGFPTMFFTNGGGNRETVYGSKPYAFYETAILKINAETKKSEYSKNWESLFAKYPSLTAKEFSELSGTPRVESEKILNELASKGTLEKFTTKNGSIWTLKS
- a CDS encoding VOC family protein translates to MKTKQIWANLAVTDLERTTMFYEELGFTSNNSMKSDELTSFSFGESNFIINFFLKDILETNTKMNFSDLDTENEIIFSLSAESKEEVDEWVKTVEKAGGNIFAAPYEIKEGYTFGFSDPDGHKFNVLYWPGM